From one Gemmobacter sp. genomic stretch:
- the soxX gene encoding sulfur oxidation c-type cytochrome SoxX, with protein sequence MNSHLWYVSALVMAMATPAISETAPQDVVFAEGAVETSLTGVPGDPANGVKVMTTNALGNCVACHQIGALPKVEFPGDIGPPLDGAASRWTEAQLRGLVSNAKMTFDGTFMPAFYKGQGYVRPGDGYSGKAGTEPLPPILNAQQVEDVVAFLMTLKE encoded by the coding sequence ATGAACAGCCATCTATGGTATGTGTCGGCACTGGTCATGGCCATGGCGACGCCTGCCATCAGCGAAACGGCCCCGCAGGACGTGGTCTTTGCCGAGGGCGCCGTCGAAACCTCGCTGACCGGGGTGCCGGGCGACCCGGCGAACGGCGTCAAGGTGATGACGACCAACGCGCTTGGCAATTGCGTGGCCTGCCACCAGATCGGCGCCCTGCCCAAGGTGGAATTCCCCGGCGACATCGGCCCACCGCTGGACGGCGCCGCCAGCCGCTGGACCGAAGCGCAACTGCGCGGGCTGGTGAGCAATGCCAAGATGACCTTTGACGGCACCTTCATGCCCGCCTTCTACAAGGGTCAGGGCTATGTCCGCCCGGGCGATGGCTATTCGGGCAAGGCCGGCACCGAACCGCTGCCGCCCATCCTGAATGCCCAGCAGGTCGAGGATGTCGTCGCCTTCCTGATGACGCTCAAGGAATGA
- a CDS encoding YeeE/YedE family protein: MDLSPILELLPESRLAALFGLLVGAVFGLSAERSAFCLRAATVELARGQLGGRLAVWLLTFSTAVVWVQGAQMLGLFRAEDARIMAVPGSWSGAILGGLMFGAGMVLARGCSGRLLVLAATGNLRSVVAGLIFAVVAQMALGGWLAPMRQWLAGLWTTPGGRNLDLLVALGLPPGAGLAAGLGLAAVALGLAVRNAIGWRVLVFGSGVGFAVALGWVLTWSLAQQAFEPVSVTSATFSGPSANTLMFFLSADPVLDFDIGLVPGVALGALVSAGFGGRLRFQGFDGESQMRRSMTGAALMGFGAMLAGGCAIGAGVTGGSVFAATAWLALACMWIGAMLTDLLVDQAGARVVA, from the coding sequence ATGGATCTGTCCCCCATCCTGGAACTGTTGCCCGAATCACGGCTGGCGGCGCTGTTCGGCCTGCTGGTGGGGGCGGTGTTCGGCCTGTCCGCCGAACGGTCGGCCTTTTGCCTGCGGGCGGCCACGGTGGAACTGGCCCGCGGCCAGCTGGGGGGGCGGCTGGCGGTCTGGTTGCTGACCTTTTCCACTGCGGTGGTCTGGGTGCAGGGCGCGCAGATGCTGGGCCTGTTCCGGGCCGAGGATGCGCGGATCATGGCGGTGCCGGGCAGCTGGTCGGGGGCGATCCTTGGCGGGCTGATGTTCGGCGCAGGCATGGTGCTTGCGCGGGGCTGTTCGGGGCGGCTGCTGGTGCTGGCAGCCACCGGCAACCTGCGGTCGGTCGTGGCGGGGCTGATCTTTGCCGTGGTGGCCCAGATGGCGCTGGGCGGGTGGCTGGCGCCGATGCGGCAATGGCTGGCCGGGCTGTGGACCACGCCGGGTGGGCGCAACCTGGACCTGCTGGTGGCGCTGGGATTGCCGCCGGGCGCGGGGCTGGCGGCGGGGCTGGGGCTGGCCGCCGTCGCGCTGGGGCTGGCCGTGCGCAATGCCATCGGCTGGCGGGTGCTGGTGTTCGGATCGGGCGTGGGCTTCGCCGTGGCGCTGGGCTGGGTGCTGACCTGGAGCCTGGCGCAACAGGCGTTCGAGCCGGTCAGCGTGACCTCCGCCACCTTCTCGGGGCCGTCGGCCAATACGCTGATGTTCTTTCTGTCCGCCGATCCGGTGCTGGATTTCGACATCGGTCTTGTGCCCGGCGTGGCCCTTGGCGCGCTGGTCTCGGCCGGGTTTGGCGGACGGCTGCGATTTCAGGGCTTTGACGGCGAAAGTCAGATGCGCCGGTCGATGACCGGCGCTGCGTTGATGGGCTTTGGCGCCATGCTGGCCGGCGGCTGCGCCATCGGGGCCGGGGTCACCGGCGGATCGGTCTTTGCCGCCACCGCCTGGCTGGCGCTGGCCTGCATGTGGATCGGCGCCATGCTGACCGACCTGCTGGTCGATCAGGCCGGGGCGCGGGTGGTGGCGTAG
- a CDS encoding MBL fold metallo-hydrolase — MRALALLLLASPAFASEDIADQYPQSVLYSKPVEVIPHVFAAIGATAPPTYENAGHNNNLSFVVTGEGVVVVNSGASWKLAEALHAEIRAVTDQPVKLVIVENGQGHAMLGNGYWAAQGVPILAHKEAAAEFADGAAQDLAALHRYARENAAGTVIAPPTKTFTDRKVITLGDVTLEVLHLGPAHSPGDTQVWIPQWSMMIAGDIAFHERMPPIFEGTCTACWIETWDTALVPLAPTWLIPGHGHPTNLAQVQRYTRDYLLDLRAKIGAHLDQGGDLAGAYYVDQSRWSHLDTFEELATRNAGVVFAEMEFE; from the coding sequence ATGCGCGCCCTTGCCCTGCTGCTGCTGGCCAGCCCCGCCTTTGCCTCCGAGGATATCGCGGACCAGTACCCGCAATCGGTGCTGTATTCCAAACCCGTCGAGGTGATCCCCCACGTCTTTGCCGCCATCGGCGCCACCGCCCCGCCGACCTACGAAAACGCCGGCCACAACAACAACCTGTCCTTTGTGGTGACCGGGGAGGGCGTGGTGGTGGTGAATTCGGGCGCCAGCTGGAAACTGGCCGAGGCGCTGCATGCCGAGATCCGGGCCGTCACCGACCAGCCGGTGAAACTGGTGATCGTGGAAAACGGCCAGGGCCACGCCATGCTGGGCAATGGTTACTGGGCCGCGCAGGGCGTACCCATTCTGGCGCACAAGGAGGCGGCGGCGGAATTCGCCGATGGCGCGGCGCAGGATCTGGCCGCGCTGCACCGCTATGCGCGCGAGAACGCCGCCGGCACTGTCATTGCCCCGCCAACCAAGACCTTCACCGACCGCAAGGTAATCACCCTGGGCGATGTGACGCTGGAGGTGTTGCACCTGGGCCCTGCCCATAGCCCCGGCGATACCCAGGTCTGGATCCCGCAATGGTCCATGATGATCGCGGGCGACATCGCCTTTCACGAACGCATGCCGCCGATCTTCGAAGGCACCTGCACCGCCTGCTGGATCGAGACATGGGACACCGCGCTGGTGCCGCTGGCGCCGACCTGGCTGATCCCCGGGCATGGCCACCCCACCAACCTTGCCCAAGTGCAACGCTATACCCGCGACTACCTGCTGGATCTGCGGGCCAAGATCGGCGCCCATCTGGACCAGGGCGGCGATCTGGCCGGGGCCTATTACGTCGACCAGTCGCGCTGGTCGCATCTCGACACGTTCGAGGAACTGGCCACCAGGAACGCCGGCGTGGTCTTTGCCGAGATGGAGTTCGAGTAG
- a CDS encoding c-type cytochrome, protein MRHALTLAFAFTAMGTLPVAADAIGDATRGQDLFKRQCAACHQIGPEAKNRVGPRLNGIFGRRAGGLEDFGYSKSMARMGADGLTWTLDTLHAYVENPKALVSGTRMNYRGMADPQARGALLAYLREWSDKPQNIPEAEPTAVKTDPDLDPAVLALKGDRDYGEYLGSECTTCHRADGSDQGIPSITGWPEADFVVAMHAYKQKLRPHPVMQMMAGRLSNDEIAALATYFATLD, encoded by the coding sequence ATGCGCCACGCGCTGACCCTTGCCTTTGCATTCACCGCCATGGGCACCCTGCCCGTGGCGGCCGATGCCATCGGCGATGCCACCCGGGGGCAGGATCTGTTCAAGCGGCAATGCGCCGCCTGCCACCAGATCGGTCCCGAGGCCAAGAACCGTGTCGGCCCCCGGTTGAACGGCATCTTCGGCCGTCGCGCCGGCGGGCTGGAGGATTTCGGCTATTCGAAATCCATGGCCCGCATGGGCGCCGATGGCCTGACCTGGACGCTGGACACCCTGCATGCCTATGTGGAAAATCCCAAGGCGCTGGTTTCCGGCACCCGGATGAACTATCGCGGCATGGCCGATCCGCAGGCGCGCGGCGCCCTGCTGGCCTATCTGCGCGAATGGTCCGACAAGCCGCAGAACATCCCCGAGGCGGAACCGACGGCGGTAAAGACCGACCCCGACCTGGACCCGGCCGTCCTGGCATTGAAGGGTGACCGGGATTACGGCGAATATCTGGGGTCGGAATGCACCACCTGCCACCGCGCCGACGGATCGGATCAGGGGATCCCGTCCATCACCGGCTGGCCCGAGGCGGATTTCGTGGTCGCCATGCATGCCTACAAGCAGAAACTGCGCCCGCATCCCGTGATGCAGATGATGGCCGGGCGCCTGTCGAACGACGAGATTGCGGCGCTGGCGACGTATTTCGCCACGCTGGACTAA
- a CDS encoding NAD(P)/FAD-dependent oxidoreductase has product MTLNRRLFLGSMAAGSAILAAPMVLGQTKPRVVVIGGGAGGATVARYLAKDAQRALDVTLIEANPIYTTCFFSNLYLGGFYDFEKLQHRYDKIAAGGVTVITDMATGVDRTAKTVTLAGGKTVAYDRLVLSPGIDFKDGSVAGWTAADAEVMPHAYKAGPQTQLLKKQIEAMPQGGTFAMIAPPNPYRCPPGPYERISMVAWHLKNHNPTAKIIIADPKENFSKKALFEEGWAKHYPGMIDWIGPDMGGKSVEVRPASMEVVIDGEVTKVDVCNVIPGQIAGKIAATAGVTADSGWAPVDPANMKSKSDANIWVLGDASAQGDMPKSGFSANSQAKIAAMAIRGELLGSKVFPAKYSNTCWSLIAADDGVKVGAAYEPTPEKIASVQSFISQTGEDAALRKTTYEESLGWYAGITADMFG; this is encoded by the coding sequence ATGACACTGAACCGACGCCTGTTTCTGGGCAGCATGGCCGCAGGCAGCGCCATTCTGGCCGCGCCGATGGTGCTGGGCCAGACCAAACCGCGCGTGGTGGTGATCGGCGGCGGCGCCGGCGGGGCCACGGTCGCGCGCTATCTGGCCAAGGATGCGCAGCGCGCGCTGGACGTGACCCTGATCGAGGCGAATCCGATCTATACCACCTGCTTTTTCTCGAACCTCTATCTGGGTGGGTTCTACGATTTCGAAAAGCTCCAGCACCGCTACGACAAAATTGCAGCGGGCGGGGTGACGGTGATCACCGACATGGCCACCGGCGTGGACCGCACGGCGAAAACGGTAACGCTGGCCGGCGGCAAGACCGTGGCCTATGACCGGCTGGTCCTGTCGCCCGGCATCGACTTCAAGGACGGGTCGGTTGCCGGCTGGACGGCTGCGGATGCCGAGGTGATGCCGCATGCCTACAAGGCCGGTCCCCAGACCCAGTTGCTGAAAAAGCAGATCGAGGCGATGCCGCAGGGCGGCACCTTTGCCATGATCGCGCCGCCCAACCCCTATCGCTGCCCGCCCGGTCCCTATGAACGGATCAGCATGGTGGCCTGGCATCTGAAAAACCACAATCCCACCGCCAAGATCATCATCGCCGACCCCAAGGAGAACTTCTCGAAAAAGGCGCTGTTCGAGGAAGGCTGGGCGAAACACTATCCCGGCATGATCGACTGGATCGGCCCCGACATGGGCGGCAAATCGGTCGAGGTGCGGCCGGCCAGCATGGAAGTGGTCATCGACGGCGAAGTGACGAAGGTCGATGTCTGCAACGTCATCCCCGGCCAGATCGCCGGCAAGATCGCGGCCACCGCCGGCGTGACCGCCGACAGCGGCTGGGCCCCCGTTGATCCGGCGAACATGAAGTCGAAATCGGACGCCAATATCTGGGTGCTGGGCGATGCCAGCGCCCAGGGCGACATGCCGAAATCGGGCTTCTCGGCCAACAGCCAGGCCAAGATCGCCGCCATGGCCATCCGCGGCGAACTGCTGGGGTCCAAGGTGTTCCCGGCGAAATATTCCAACACCTGCTGGTCGCTGATCGCGGCCGACGACGGGGTCAAGGTCGGCGCGGCCTATGAACCGACGCCGGAAAAGATTGCCAGCGTGCAAAGCTTCATCAGCCAGACCGGCGAGGATGCGGCCCTGCGCAAGACCACCTATGAGGAAAGCCTTGGCTGGTATGCCGGGATCACCGCCGACATGTTCGGCTGA
- the soxA gene encoding sulfur oxidation c-type cytochrome SoxA, whose product MGRFTKTANALAATALGLALVGAALADPVEDDLTIETEDGAVEIVTKTTAPAYLDGALPEIYSGWLFRDEATRAMERDDFDNPAMVFADRGLDKWNDKFGKNGESCAGCHQGPESMAGLRAEMPRVDAKTGKLMIMEDYINGCVTERMGQEAWGMTSNPMKDMLSLISLQSRGMPVKVAIDGPAKPFWEKGKEIYYTRYGQLEMSCANCHEDNYGKMIRADHLSQGQINGFPTYRLKDAGMVTVQQRFVGCVRDTRAETFKAGSPEFKALELYVASRGAGLSVEGVSVRH is encoded by the coding sequence ATGGGGCGCTTTACCAAGACTGCAAACGCACTGGCCGCCACGGCCCTTGGCCTTGCCCTTGTCGGCGCGGCCCTTGCCGACCCCGTCGAAGATGACCTGACCATCGAGACCGAGGACGGCGCCGTCGAGATCGTCACGAAAACCACCGCCCCCGCCTATCTGGACGGTGCCCTGCCCGAGATCTATTCGGGCTGGCTGTTCCGCGACGAGGCGACCCGCGCCATGGAGCGCGACGATTTCGACAACCCCGCCATGGTCTTTGCCGACCGCGGTCTGGACAAGTGGAACGACAAGTTCGGCAAGAATGGCGAAAGCTGCGCCGGGTGCCATCAGGGCCCCGAGTCGATGGCCGGGCTGCGGGCGGAAATGCCCCGGGTCGATGCCAAGACCGGCAAGCTGATGATCATGGAAGACTATATCAACGGCTGCGTGACCGAACGCATGGGGCAAGAGGCCTGGGGGATGACCTCCAATCCCATGAAGGACATGCTGTCGCTGATCTCGCTGCAATCGCGCGGCATGCCGGTGAAGGTGGCCATCGACGGGCCGGCCAAGCCCTTTTGGGAAAAGGGCAAGGAAATCTACTATACTCGCTATGGCCAGCTGGAAATGTCCTGCGCGAACTGCCACGAGGACAATTACGGCAAGATGATCCGGGCCGACCACCTGAGCCAGGGCCAGATCAACGGCTTTCCCACCTACCGCCTGAAGGATGCCGGCATGGTCACCGTGCAGCAGCGGTTCGTCGGCTGCGTGCGCGATACGCGGGCGGAAACCTTCAAGGCCGGATCGCCCGAATTCAAGGCGCTTGAACTCTATGTCGCGTCGCGCGGCGCGGGGCTGAGCGTCGAGGGCGTGTCCGTCCGGCACTGA
- a CDS encoding thioredoxin family protein, with protein sequence MKPFRALLAALLMVATPVIASELGDDGLHKPDWLRETFKDMAEDLAEANAEGKRLLILVEQRGCIYCKKMHEEVFPDPAIDALIRDSYFVVQMNLFGDVEVTDFDGTTLPEKDMAVRWGVMFTPTMIFLPEQIPAGKTAAQAAVALMPGAFGKGTTRALLTWVRDHGYENGEHFQKFVARTLGAAD encoded by the coding sequence CCTGCTGGCCGCCCTGCTGATGGTTGCGACCCCGGTCATTGCATCCGAACTGGGCGACGATGGCCTGCACAAGCCCGACTGGCTGCGCGAAACCTTCAAGGACATGGCCGAGGATCTGGCCGAGGCCAATGCCGAAGGCAAGCGGCTGCTGATTCTGGTGGAACAGCGCGGCTGCATCTATTGCAAGAAGATGCACGAGGAGGTGTTCCCCGACCCCGCCATCGACGCGCTGATCCGCGACAGCTATTTCGTGGTGCAGATGAACCTGTTCGGCGATGTCGAGGTGACCGATTTCGATGGCACCACCCTGCCGGAAAAGGACATGGCGGTGCGCTGGGGGGTGATGTTCACCCCCACGATGATCTTTCTGCCAGAACAGATTCCCGCCGGGAAGACCGCCGCACAGGCGGCCGTCGCGCTGATGCCCGGCGCCTTTGGCAAGGGCACGACCCGGGCGCTGCTGACCTGGGTCAGGGATCATGGATACGAAAATGGCGAGCATTTTCAGAAGTTTGTCGCACGCACCCTGGGGGCGGCAGACTGA
- the soxB gene encoding thiosulfohydrolase SoxB, translated as MITRREFVQAAMAASALYGASGFGKWSRLAAQQALTQDQLLQFDDFGNVTLIHITDIHAQLKPVWFREPEINLGVGAAKGQVPHVTGAEFQKMFGIPPGSPQAYALSYPDFEALARTYGKMGGMDRVATVVKAIRAARPESILLDGGDTWHGSMTSFLTRGQDMVNVMNALGTEAMTSHWEWTYGTDRVKEIVEGLPFPFLGANIFEAEWDEPAFEPYKIFEKGGVRVAVIGQAFPYMPIANPKWMFPEYSFGIREERMQEVVDEVRAEGVDLVVCLSHNGFDVDKKMAGRVRGIDVILSGHTHDAVPEPVLVGDTILIASGSNGKFVSRVDLDVRDGRMMGFRHKLIPVFSDVIAPDPDMAALIDAERAPFKAQLEEKVGTTESLLYRRGNFNGTWDDLICDAIRSERDAQIALSPGVRWGTTLLPGEAITREDIHNVTSMTYGACYRSEMTGEMLRTILEDVADNIFNTDPYYQQGGDMVRVGGLAYAIDVSKPIGSRIGAMSLVDTGAEIEPGKSYTVAGWASVNEGTEGPQIWDVVEAHLRKIGTVRLNPNTSVTVTGI; from the coding sequence ATGATCACCCGCCGCGAATTCGTTCAGGCCGCGATGGCCGCTTCGGCGCTGTATGGCGCGTCGGGCTTTGGCAAATGGTCGCGGCTGGCCGCGCAGCAGGCGCTGACCCAGGACCAGCTGCTGCAATTCGACGATTTCGGCAATGTCACGCTGATCCATATCACCGACATCCACGCCCAGCTGAAACCCGTGTGGTTCCGCGAACCGGAAATCAACCTGGGCGTCGGCGCGGCCAAGGGGCAGGTGCCGCATGTGACCGGCGCCGAATTCCAGAAGATGTTCGGCATCCCCCCCGGATCGCCGCAGGCCTATGCCCTGAGCTACCCCGATTTCGAGGCGCTGGCGCGCACCTATGGCAAGATGGGCGGCATGGACCGGGTGGCAACCGTGGTCAAGGCGATCCGCGCCGCGCGGCCCGAGTCGATCCTGCTGGATGGCGGCGACACCTGGCACGGGTCGATGACCTCGTTCCTGACCAGGGGGCAGGACATGGTCAACGTGATGAACGCCCTGGGAACCGAGGCGATGACCAGCCACTGGGAATGGACCTATGGCACCGACCGCGTGAAGGAAATCGTCGAGGGCCTGCCCTTCCCCTTCCTTGGCGCCAACATATTCGAGGCGGAATGGGACGAACCGGCGTTCGAGCCCTACAAGATCTTCGAAAAGGGCGGCGTGCGGGTGGCCGTCATCGGCCAGGCCTTCCCCTACATGCCCATCGCCAACCCGAAATGGATGTTCCCCGAATACTCCTTTGGCATCCGCGAGGAACGCATGCAGGAGGTGGTGGACGAGGTGCGCGCCGAAGGCGTCGATCTGGTGGTCTGCCTGTCGCACAACGGCTTTGACGTCGACAAGAAGATGGCCGGCCGGGTGCGGGGGATTGACGTGATCCTGTCGGGCCACACCCATGATGCGGTGCCCGAACCCGTGCTGGTGGGCGACACCATCCTGATCGCCAGCGGATCGAACGGCAAGTTCGTGTCGCGCGTGGATCTGGACGTGCGCGATGGCCGGATGATGGGCTTTCGCCACAAGCTGATCCCGGTGTTCTCCGACGTGATCGCGCCCGACCCCGACATGGCCGCGCTGATCGACGCGGAACGCGCGCCCTTCAAGGCGCAGCTGGAGGAAAAGGTCGGCACCACCGAAAGCCTGCTGTACCGGCGCGGCAATTTCAACGGCACCTGGGACGACCTGATCTGCGATGCGATCCGCAGCGAACGCGATGCCCAGATCGCCCTGTCGCCCGGCGTGCGCTGGGGCACCACCCTGTTGCCGGGCGAGGCGATCACCCGCGAGGATATCCACAACGTCACCAGCATGACCTATGGCGCCTGCTACCGCAGCGAGATGACGGGCGAAATGCTGCGCACCATCCTGGAAGACGTGGCCGACAACATCTTCAACACCGACCCCTATTACCAGCAGGGCGGCGACATGGTGCGCGTGGGCGGCCTTGCCTATGCCATCGACGTGTCGAAACCCATCGGCAGCCGGATCGGCGCCATGTCGCTGGTCGATACCGGGGCCGAAATCGAGCCTGGCAAATCCTATACCGTCGCCGGCTGGGCCTCGGTCAACGAAGGTACCGAAGGCCCGCAGATCTGGGACGTGGTCGAGGCGCATCTGCGCAAGATCGGCACCGTCCGGCTGAACCCCAACACCTCGGTCACCGTGACCGGCATCTGA
- a CDS encoding c-type cytochrome, with protein MSKSHKLLLGSALALSALAAPALADRLGLGRAALPEEIAAWDVTVLPDGQGLRPGSGDVATGEEVFGAHCASCHGEFAEGLDSWPVLAGGDGTLTDPRPVKTIGSYWPYLSTVYDYIHHSMPFGAAQTLSVDDTYAITAFLLYSNGLVEDDFVLSDKNFTEVVLPNADGFYADDRPETEYPLFSKPACMADCGPAVQVTKRAVDLNVTPEDPDGRPAGTLPDLRVAAAPATTATDAAPAAAPAPAPAPAAAPAAAAVDPALIADGEKVFKKCAACHKVGDGAKNGTGPALNGIFDHPAGKIDGFKYSKPLLTMAEGGLVWDAASLDAFLADPKGYMKGTKMSFAGLKKEDERKAVIAYLATFAD; from the coding sequence ATGTCGAAATCGCATAAGCTGCTGCTGGGATCGGCGCTGGCGCTTTCGGCCCTTGCCGCCCCTGCCCTGGCCGACCGGCTGGGCCTGGGCCGCGCCGCCCTGCCCGAGGAAATCGCCGCCTGGGACGTGACCGTGCTGCCCGATGGCCAGGGCCTGCGCCCCGGATCGGGCGATGTGGCGACGGGCGAGGAGGTGTTCGGCGCCCATTGCGCATCGTGCCACGGCGAATTTGCCGAAGGGCTGGACAGCTGGCCCGTGCTGGCCGGCGGCGATGGCACCCTGACCGATCCCCGCCCGGTCAAGACCATCGGCAGCTATTGGCCCTATCTGTCCACGGTCTACGATTACATCCACCATTCCATGCCCTTTGGCGCGGCGCAGACGCTGTCGGTGGACGATACCTATGCGATCACCGCCTTCCTGTTGTACTCCAACGGGTTGGTCGAGGATGACTTCGTGCTGTCGGACAAGAACTTCACCGAAGTGGTGCTGCCGAATGCCGACGGGTTCTATGCCGACGACCGGCCGGAAACCGAATATCCGCTGTTTTCCAAACCCGCCTGCATGGCCGATTGCGGCCCCGCGGTGCAGGTGACGAAACGCGCGGTGGACCTGAACGTCACGCCCGAAGACCCCGATGGTCGCCCCGCCGGCACCCTGCCCGACCTGCGCGTTGCGGCGGCCCCGGCGACGACCGCCACCGATGCGGCCCCGGCTGCGGCGCCTGCCCCGGCCCCGGCCCCGGCCGCAGCCCCGGCCGCCGCCGCCGTCGATCCCGCCCTGATTGCCGACGGCGAAAAGGTGTTCAAGAAATGCGCCGCCTGCCACAAGGTCGGTGACGGGGCGAAAAACGGCACCGGCCCGGCGCTGAACGGCATCTTCGACCATCCGGCCGGCAAGATTGACGGGTTCAAATATTCCAAACCCCTGCTTACCATGGCCGAAGGCGGGCTGGTCTGGGATGCCGCGTCGCTGGATGCGTTCCTGGCCGATCCGAAGGGCTACATGAAAGGCACCAAGATGAGCTTTGCCGGCCTGAAAAAGGAAGACGAACGCAAGGCGGTCATCGCCTATCTGGCCACCTTCGCCGACTGA
- the soxC gene encoding sulfite dehydrogenase translates to MTDDPAKGPSRRGFLRRSALAGAGLVAGATAARAAGPDPLITNVQPWATEFGDPVDAVPYGLPIRFEQHVVRRNVEWLTESPVSSINFTPIHALEGTITPQGCAFERHHSGAIELSKQDYRLMINGLVDQPLVFTFDDLLRFPRATVTAFCECAANGGMEWGGAQLEGCQFTQGMIHNMEYVGVPLRVLLEEAGVKPEGKWLYAEGADASSNGRSIPMEKALDDVLLAFFANGEALRKEHGYPARLVVPGWEGNMWVKWVRRLGVYDQAVESREETSKYTDLMPDGRARKWTWVMDAKSVITAPSPQVPIRHGKGPLVITGLAWSGNGRVTGVDVSLDGGRNWTPARITGDAKSKALTRFHLDIDWDGSELLLQSRCTDETGYVQPTKDALRAIRGRNNVYHNNAIQTWWVKTDGEVENVEIA, encoded by the coding sequence ATGACTGACGATCCCGCAAAAGGCCCCTCGCGCCGCGGCTTCCTGCGCCGCTCGGCGCTGGCAGGTGCCGGGCTGGTGGCCGGCGCCACCGCCGCCCGCGCGGCCGGCCCCGATCCGCTGATCACCAATGTGCAACCCTGGGCCACCGAATTCGGCGATCCGGTGGACGCTGTGCCCTATGGCCTGCCGATCCGGTTCGAACAGCATGTGGTGCGGCGCAATGTGGAATGGCTGACCGAAAGCCCGGTCAGTTCCATCAACTTCACCCCCATTCACGCGCTGGAAGGCACGATCACCCCGCAAGGCTGCGCGTTCGAACGCCACCATTCCGGCGCCATCGAACTCAGCAAGCAGGATTACCGGCTGATGATCAACGGGCTGGTCGACCAGCCGCTGGTGTTCACCTTTGACGACCTGCTGCGCTTTCCGCGCGCCACCGTCACCGCATTTTGCGAATGCGCGGCGAATGGCGGGATGGAATGGGGCGGTGCGCAGCTGGAAGGCTGCCAGTTCACCCAGGGCATGATCCACAACATGGAATATGTCGGCGTCCCCCTGCGCGTCCTGCTGGAGGAAGCGGGGGTCAAGCCCGAAGGCAAGTGGCTGTATGCCGAAGGGGCCGATGCCTCGTCCAACGGGCGGTCGATCCCGATGGAAAAGGCGCTGGACGATGTGCTGCTGGCCTTTTTCGCCAATGGCGAGGCGCTGCGCAAGGAACATGGCTATCCGGCCCGCCTGGTCGTTCCCGGCTGGGAAGGCAACATGTGGGTCAAATGGGTGCGCCGGCTGGGCGTCTACGACCAGGCGGTGGAAAGCCGCGAGGAAACCTCGAAATACACCGATCTGATGCCCGACGGCCGGGCGCGGAAATGGACCTGGGTGATGGATGCGAAATCCGTCATCACCGCCCCCAGCCCGCAGGTGCCGATCCGGCATGGCAAGGGGCCGCTGGTCATCACCGGGCTCGCCTGGTCGGGCAATGGCCGGGTGACGGGGGTGGATGTCTCGCTGGACGGGGGCCGCAACTGGACGCCCGCGCGCATCACCGGCGATGCGAAATCCAAGGCGCTGACGCGGTTCCATCTGGATATCGACTGGGACGGGTCGGAACTGCTGCTGCAATCGCGCTGCACCGATGAAACCGGCTACGTCCAGCCCACCAAGGATGCCCTGCGCGCCATCCGGGGGCGCAACAACGTGTATCACAACAATGCCATCCAGACCTGGTGGGTCAAGACCGACGGGGAGGTCGAGAATGTCGAAATCGCATAA
- the soxY gene encoding thiosulfate oxidation carrier protein SoxY: MKLSRRDALWVGFGGLAAAMLPGQAAIAKTVEELTTAFAGSATVGEGGLTLTAPEIAENGNTVPVEVNAPGAVAIMLLAAGNPEPAVATFTFGPAAGAQRAATRIRLAQTQDVIALARMADGKIVKAQATVKVTIGGCGG, from the coding sequence ATGAAACTTTCACGACGCGATGCGCTCTGGGTCGGCTTCGGCGGTCTGGCGGCCGCGATGCTGCCGGGCCAGGCGGCCATTGCCAAGACGGTCGAGGAACTGACCACGGCCTTTGCCGGCAGTGCCACCGTGGGCGAAGGCGGCCTGACGCTGACCGCGCCGGAAATCGCCGAGAACGGCAACACCGTTCCGGTCGAGGTGAACGCCCCCGGCGCCGTCGCCATCATGCTGCTGGCCGCCGGCAACCCGGAACCGGCAGTGGCCACCTTTACCTTCGGCCCGGCCGCCGGCGCCCAGCGGGCCGCCACCCGCATCCGCCTGGCCCAGACCCAGGACGTGATCGCGCTGGCCAGGATGGCCGACGGCAAGATCGTCAAGGCCCAGGCGACCGTCAAGGTCACCATCGGCGGCTGCGGCGGCTGA
- the soxZ gene encoding thiosulfate oxidation carrier complex protein SoxZ — MAKDAKPRVKVPKSAKAGEIVTIKALISHTMESGQRKGADGKVIPRSIINRFTCDLNGVNVVDVAIDPAVSTNPYFEFDAKVDAAGDFKFTWYDDDGSVYEDVKPIEIA; from the coding sequence ATGGCAAAAGATGCAAAGCCCCGCGTGAAGGTTCCGAAATCGGCCAAGGCCGGGGAAATCGTCACCATCAAGGCGCTGATCAGCCACACCATGGAATCCGGCCAGCGCAAGGGCGCCGACGGCAAGGTGATTCCGCGGTCGATCATCAACCGCTTCACCTGCGATCTGAACGGGGTGAACGTGGTGGACGTGGCCATCGACCCGGCGGTTTCGACCAACCCCTATTTCGAATTCGACGCCAAGGTCGACGCGGCCGGCGATTTCAAGTTCACGTGGTATGATGACGACGGCTCCGTCTACGAAGACGTCAAGCCGATCGAAATCGCGTAA